From a single Bacteroidia bacterium genomic region:
- a CDS encoding DUF3421 domain-containing protein, with protein MNIYWKVASKGNIPEGAIVAGYENNLNPLFLCRAKTGQGLYPGKVRLRFGAANIGWGGQEIKVEEYEVYCGGGKWVTASEGQIPDGAIVVGIEVTGAPVYAARAFLEGGLHPGQIRSGQGGALIPYGHKEHLLKVYEVLVEK; from the coding sequence ATGAATATCTATTGGAAAGTTGCCTCAAAAGGCAATATACCCGAAGGCGCTATTGTCGCTGGGTATGAAAACAATTTGAACCCTCTTTTTCTTTGCCGTGCCAAAACAGGGCAAGGTTTGTATCCGGGAAAAGTAAGGCTGCGATTCGGTGCGGCCAATATTGGCTGGGGAGGCCAGGAAATTAAAGTAGAAGAATATGAAGTGTATTGCGGCGGAGGGAAATGGGTGACAGCCTCAGAAGGCCAAATACCGGACGGCGCCATTGTTGTAGGCATTGAAGTCACAGGCGCACCAGTCTATGCAGCACGCGCATTCCTCGAAGGGGGGTTGCATCCGGGGCAGATCAGATCAGGGCAGGGGGGGGCTCTTATTCCGTATGGGCACAAAGAGCATTTGTTAAAAGTGTACGAGGTTTTGGTGGAAAAGTGA